Proteins encoded within one genomic window of Cucumis sativus cultivar 9930 chromosome 3, Cucumber_9930_V3, whole genome shotgun sequence:
- the LOC116401667 gene encoding LOW QUALITY PROTEIN: probable plastidic glucose transporter 3 (The sequence of the model RefSeq protein was modified relative to this genomic sequence to represent the inferred CDS: inserted 4 bases in 4 codons) — protein MIIGASMSATTKNLWGMLLGRLFVGTGXGLGPAVAALYVSEVSPAYVRGTFGSFTQISSCLGLLGSLFMGLQAKGIVGWWRXCFWVSVIPAALLAXLMEFSAESPHWLFKSGRTAEAEAEFEKLLGGADVKYAYAELSKSDKGEDSGAVKLSELLHGRHHRVVFIGSTLFALQQLSGINAVFYFXSSVFKSFGVPSDRANICIGVANFLGSIVAMILMDKLGRRVLLLGSFSGMVVSMGLQVFGASSFPSSTEAFYLSAGGMLLFVLTFSLGAGPVPSLLLSEIFPSRIRAKAMAFCMSVHWVINFFVGLLFLPLLEQIGAQILYTVFGAFCLISVIFVKRNVVETKGKSLQEIEMALLPVE, from the exons ATGATAATTGGTGCATCAATGAG CGCAACCACAAAAAATCTATGGGGAATGCTTCTTGGGAGGTTATTTGTTGGAACTG TGGGACTTGGGCCAGCTGTTGCAGCACTCTATGTTTCTGAG GTATCACCAGCTTATGTAAGAGGAACTTTTGGGAGTTTTACTCAGATTTCATCGTGTCTCGGTCTTCTGGGATCCCTATTTATGGGACTTCAGGCCAAGGGAATAGTAGGTTG GTGGC CTTGTTTTTGGGTATCAGTCATTCCTGCTGCTTTACTTG TTTTGATGGAGTTTTCAGCAGAAAGTCCTCACTGGCTTTTCAAG AGTGGAAGAACTGCTGAAGCTGAGGCTGAATTTGAGAAGCTTTTGGGAGGGGCAGATGTTAAATATGCATATGCAGAATTGTCAAAGTCTGATAAAGGAGAGGATTCAGGTGCAGTAAAGTTATCAGAGTTACTCCATGGCCGCCATCACAGAG TGGTTTTCATTGGTTCAACCCTTTTTGCTTTACAGCAGCTCTCTGGCATAAACGctgttttctatt tctcttctgTCTTCAAAAGTTTCGGTGTACCTTCAGATCGTGCAAATATTTGTATAGGTGTAGCAAACTTCTTAG GGTCAATTGTTGCAATGATACTGATGGATAAACTTGGAAGAAGGGTGCTGCTTCTTGGGAGTTTTTCAGGCATG GTAGTGTCAATGGGCCTCCAAGTGTTTGGAGCAAGCTCATTCCCATCCAGCACTGAAGCATTCTATCTGTCTGCCGGTGGCATGTTACT GTTTGTTCTGACGTTTTCTCTTGGTGCCGGTCCTGTTCCTAGCCTCCTCCTATCAGAAATATTTCCTAGTCGAATTCGAGCAAAAGCAATGGCGTTTTGTATGTCGGTACATTGG GTGATAAACTTTTTTGTCGGTTTACTCTTCCTGCCCTTACTGGAGCAAATAGGAGCCCAGATCCTGTACACAGTTTTCGGTGCATTTTGCTTGATATCAGTGATTTTTGTGAAGAGAAATGTAGTGGAGACAAAAGGAAAATCACTTCAGGAAATTGAAATGGCACTTCTTCCAGTAGAGTAG